The Terriglobia bacterium nucleotide sequence AAGAGCTTCTGGAACAAGTGGGCTGAGATCACCAATATCGTTTGATTGAGCGCGAAGTATCAAGATGGCAATGTCCCGGCCCGTTAGATTCTGCTGATAGCGGATGTTCTTGTCGATGGTAATAAGCACATCAAAGCGGAATTCAGCCTGCGCTAACAATTCGCCATTGGCCGCGCCGCCAAACCCGGCATCGCGAACGCTTTCACACTCGTGGCCGCCAGCGGCAAACATGGGTCCCAATTTCTTGGGAACACACTCGTCAATCAGCAATCTCATTTCAGGGTTGCAGCCAGGCTGAATCTGGCTTCTTCAAGGGCAGCAATCGCAGACGTGCGGGTCACGCTGGGAAAGTCCTCCAGGAACTCGTCTAACGTCCGCCCATGTTCTAAGTAGTCGGTAAGTGACTTGAAAGGAACGCGGGTTCCGCGGAAAACAGGCTCCCCACTCAGAACACCGGGATCGCGGACGATGATGTTGGAAGCCATGAGCTGATCTCCAGTTGCTGTAAGCAATTTTACGCCTGTTTAGGAGCGAATGCTTGCTATCAATATCTAGCAAATCGGCTCTACCCAAACGGAGTATCATTGAATGCATGTCATCGAAAACGTTCGAGCATTATCGGCACGCGGCTCGCCATCATGAGCAGGCGGCTTATCACTTCAACGAGGCAGCCAAACACTTCAAAGCCGGGGACAGGGAAAGAGCCGCGCAACACGGATATTTGGCCCATGGCCATAGCCAGCACGCGCTCCATCACGGCACCGAGGCTGCGAAGCTACATGCTGGAGCCGGCAAGAAGACGTCTAAGTAAGCAGACAAGAAGTAGGGTGTCGTTTGACGGAGAGTTCACCGTCGCGCATGGGCTCCGCGCGGACTGAGGCGGGGATCACACGGCGATCACGGCAACCTTGAAGGGGGCACGTAGCACAATTTCAATGCAGCAGGTAGCCTGGTTCCAGGGGTAGCTTCCCGTCCACTTTCAAGACGTTCACCTTGCTGGAGATGGAGTACACGTCAACCAGGCCCATCGCGCCCGGAGTGGATTCCACCAGCTTGAGTACGGCATCGTCGGAATCAACCGTCACAAAAGAGCTTTTGTGGGCGGCCAGGTACGAGCGCACCTCGTCCGCGGTCATCTTCCACAACCGCTGCAGGACGAACTGCAGATCAGGCGAGGAACTTTGCCTCAGGACCAGCGTGATGTTTCTGCCGTCCGGCCATTTCCTGATGTTGGCCTGGAGTATCTTTGCCAGGTCAGCGGCGGAGACGTTACCCGTTGCATTGGATTTGTCCACCACTACCGCCATATGCCGAGCTTCGCAAGGAAGCCAGCACGCCAGCAAGATGCCAAGCGCAAGAAAATGTCGTTTCCAATGCTTTATGTGACCCATCTCTGATCTCAATGAAGTTACTCTAAGTGCCTGTTGTCTGGAAGGTTACAGAGGTAATGCAAAGCTCTTAAGACCCCGGGAGCGCCGGGGGAGTTGGCATGCCGTTGTGGCGACCCTCTTCCCTGTCGGAGGACCCGTGGTAGGGCAGACCACGCGGGGGACGACATCTCGTCAGCGGTTTGTCGCGCAGCGACCATCGTCCATAAACCTGCATTAAGGGCGAGGCCAACCACGCGCCGAAGCCCGCTGCGACAGGTGCTGAATCAATCGCGGAGGGTGCTGCGCTCGCCAGCGGTTTGAAGCGTAAGCGAGCAAAAAAGAGCACATCGAAGATGCTGATGTGCTCTGAGTAATAGCCGTTGCGCTCCAATTTCGAAGCCCATCATAGGCGTCATGCCCACGGAGCAAAAGAGTACAGAGGTAACCGAGCGAGCATTGCCATGATCGCCGGGATTGCCAAAAACTGCCAAGAATCGGGGGTTAGCCGGGACCGCCGTCTAGACTGTTCGCCTCGTTGGGCCGCTGGTACGAGAATGCTTTCCCCGTGCATGGCATAAAATGAAACATGAGCCGAGATGGCGAAACTGGCAGACGCAGCGGACTTAAAATCCGCAGGGCCGAAAGGCCTGTGGGGGTTCGAGTCCCCCTCTCGGCACCATTGTTCCCTGTCGCTTCGCTCCAAACCGCCTGCGGACTTCGCCATCGCAAGCATTTGTCAGCGTTCGTCACGGCGCTGCTCGCCACGCCAGTCGGGCGAGCAGCTCATTGAGTCGTTCTCGTTCGCTGAGTAGCGCAGCATTGCATCTTCGATGTCGTTTCTGCTGACGAATCGCGTAGAGCTCAAACACGCTTCGGGTCGTTGAGTTTCATGTCGCTTCCACAGCGTTTCACGCTTCTCAATTCGCAACATGCGCAGCGGTCGAGTCTTTTGCCATCCGGGCATCATTCTCGATGCTGGTTGCTTACTTCTTAATGGCGGCGGCAGGTACGCTCTCCTTAAGCAGACCGTCGAGCAGCGTGCGCAGATAGGATTCGTCTTCCAGCCTTAAGTTTCCATCATAGCCTCCGCTCTGAGCGCGAATCATGCCGGCGCGGTCTATGATGATCACCTGGGGAATCCTCAAAACTTCGCTTGGCCCGCGATTGAGATACTGATCCACACTGTTCTTATCGGTATAGCCCACCGGATAGTTGAGCTTGTAAGTCTCCGCCAAATAGCCCACCAGCGGGCCGTTGACGTCGGACTGGGGAGCGGGAAACGCCACTGCGATCGGCTGGAAGCCGCGTGCTCCTAACTCGGCGTTGAGCTTATTCATGCTCTGGGCCAGATTGAGACATTTCTGAGATCTCAGGAAAAAAAATTCGATCATCACCACTTTGCCCTTGAAGCTGGAAAGCAGGACCTGTTTGCCCGAGGGCTCATTCATCGCGAATTCTGGAGACTTGCGCGGTAGCGGGGCGGAAGGAACCGCTGTAGTCGCGCCCACGATTAGAAATGCTAGAACCAAGGATGTAAGCTTCCGCATGGACATAGTGTTGGACCCTCTTCGATACATTAGCGTTTTCCTCCGGACGGCCACGATCAGCTCACCTGCTTCCATTTGTCGACGATGCGCTGCATTTCTGCCGCGCCGGCGGCCGCGGCATCTTCCGCGCTCTGTTCACCTTTAAGGAGCTTGCCCACCATTCTGGGGATGACAGAACTGTTGAAAATCTCCATGAACGCCGGGTTGGCCATTGCCGGCACGCCCAGATTCGGCGTCCAGTGCAGCGCATCCTGCAAAGGCGCGTACTTGTATGGAGGATCGGCGGCAGGATCTTTCTCGATGCGCACGATGAAGTCAGGGACCGTTTTGGGATAGATGGGAAGATTGCACCCTTTGGATTGGTCATAACCGGTCCGGGAACTGTCAACCAGGTCGCCCGCGAACTTTTTGGCTCCTTCCTGGTTCTGGGCAAAGTTCCAAACCGCCGAGCAATTGGTAACATGGGGCAACGCAGTAATTCCCATCCCGTTCCTGCCGATTAGAGGAGGCTGCAGCCTTATTCTTTTAGCGGTGTCCGCACTCTCTTTCTCCCCGGTGCGTAAAAGACTAATGCCATTGATACTGCAGGAAGTCTTGCGGGCGAGCATGGCGCGCACGTTGTCGGTTGAACCCCAACTGAGCTGCTCAGGAGTTCCTGTCTGCTGATACAGAGATTGGATGTACTTGACCGCGACCGTTGCAAAGACGTTCTTGTTAAAGACTACGCCTCCGTATCCATCCAATATCCAGGCGCGGAAGGCGTAAAGAATGGTGTGCAGCGTGACGTTGCCTTCCAGCGTCGGAGAGAAGGCCAGCCCGCAGGGCACGCCGAACTGGTCACGTATTTGTTTCCCTCCACCAAGCAGCCCGCCGTAATGCACCGGGCCGGCGGGCATGCCAATCTGGCCCCAGTAGTCCTGAAAGAAGTGCACGGGAGAGGGGACCCAAAAATCGGCGAAACCGAAATACTTCTTGGTTTGGAAATTGAATGTTGATCGATGCGCGAGCTGCTGGATGGCGCCGACCCGGGATGCCACTGCCTGGTAGATTTCGCCGTGATCAATCACGTGGTGGCAAAATTCCGCAGGCGGCCAGGGAAAGATGAACAGGTCGTGTCCATTACCGGCCTTGACCTCGGCGAAGGCGCGGTCACGAATCTGTTCCACGGGAAGAATGTCAACGATGACGTTGGTATCGTTCTGCCTGCCCCAGTCTTTGGCCAGCACGTTCACAAACCACTGATCGAACTCAGGCAGGAAGTGGGCCCATTTGGCGATCTTGAGCGTCTTCTGGCTGGCGAGAGCACGCTCCGGGAAACTGAAGAAGGGACCGAAAGCGGCTGCCCCAGCCGCCAACTTCAGGAAATCTCGACGAGAGGCGTTAGCGCCTGTGTTCCTGGTCATTGAGGATACCTGTTTGCCGACGAACAGTTCATCGAACAGCATTAGAAGATGCACCCCTGGCTGAACTTCCCCGCCAGGGGTGGTGAGACAAAATAAACTTTATTGCCTCAGCAGAACTTACTCTACGGAGGTCTCGAAGCAGAACTTTCCCGTGCTCTTCAAGCAGCTGAAGTTGTTCGACACGAACGAATCCAGCAAGCTGTTGTGCGTCACCACATCCAGGAACGCGTCCGCCGCGATGGCGCCGTTGCGGGGATCGGGAATCGCGGGACAGACGAGCCATGCCGCGCCTCCATCAGTCCCGTCCGTGGCTTCCTGACCTTCCGCTCCGCAGCCATTGGCCTCAAGTTCATCATTGAGCTCATGAGCGGTGAGGATGATGGGATATCCCTCGGGACTAAAGCCGTTCGCGTGACCGATGGCCGCGTACACATCGTGACAGGGCTGAACGGTGGTCGTGGGAGGTTGTGTGAACCAGAAGTACGTAATGATCCACATGCCCAGCAGATCGTCGCAGAAATAGCCGTAGGGGCTGTCGCTGTAGGCCTTGTGTTTGCAATTCTGGTCGGTGTTGTTGATGCAGTTATTGTCGCTGCCGTCCATGGCATTGCGGTTGGTGGCGAACCTCCAATTCTGCCTTAGGTTCGGAGTGGCAACGTCGGATATCGTGTTGCCATGCGAGTCTTTGGTATCGGCCACGCTAAAGCAGGGCGTAGCCGGCGCCAGCGGGCTGACCATGTCCGCCGCGCAGGGGTTTAAGGCAAAGGTGCCATTCGGGAGCTTCTGGTTGATTGACGCGTAGGCCTCGAAATTGCCAACGATTTGCAGCATGCTGATCCCGCGAGGGTTGAGGCCCGTGGCGTTCCCGACCGGGTCCGTGCCTGGAGTGAGCGAAATGACTTCGCCGGCATTCGACTGCACGCCGTCCAGACCGCCGTTGGTGATGGCGCCAACCGTGCGCGAGTAGCTGGTTTCAAAAGCATTCTGGCTGTGGATGAAGGCGAGGATGGAGATGAACTCCAGGGTCTCGGGTATCCCGGACGCCTGTCCCGCGCACTGGGGGACGGCAAAAGCGCCATTTTGATCGACGCAGCTAAAGGGGCTGTTGCCGTCGTCTGAGTTGCCTCCGGTGGTGGCCAGAATGCGGAAATTCCGCCGCGTCGGATCGGTTGTGGCGCAGTGGGTGGTGTCCGCCACCCAGTTTGTCTGGGTACCGGTTGCCGGCGGACCGAACTGCCGGAAGGTGCCGAACCGGCCGTCGGGTTCAGTATTCAATTCAGCACCCGTGGTCGAGGCGATTCCATTGTCCGCGTAAAACTGATTACTGAAATCGCACGGCGGCGGGTTAATCGGGGTAAAGGTCTGGGCGGAGGCAAGCCCTGCAACCATTACAACAAAACATCCGAAAATGCTTTTCATCAAGCTCTTCACAACTCTATCCTCCTTGGGCCGCGTCCGCCGCGACCCCGGAATGAAAAACGTGTTTGACAACCAGCGGTTCCGCAACAAGCTTCAGGATGGTTGCACCCGGCTTTGCTCAGGGTGGACCATCCACTCGAAGGTTTCGGCGATCCATTTCGCATTGCCCATCCCGGGACAAGCCGACCACAGCATCAGCGGTTCATTGCCGTAGCGAATGTTGCCGATGTGCTGGGTTTTGTCCTTGTCGATGGCCGGTTCGGGATAAGAAAAGCCGATCGCTCTGCGGAGCTTCTCTATGTCCTCGGGTTTGCCAGTAAAGAAGCTCCAGCCTGGCCCGGCGCCATACTTTCGCCGGTATTCCCTGATCACTTCAACCGTGTCTATTTCCGGAGTCAAGGTGAAGGAATACATGTGGATGTCGCGGCCGACCTGGTTGCCGAGCAGCTTCTGCACTTTGGCCAGATTGGCGCTTACCAGCGGACAAATCTCGTCGCAATGGGCATAAAAGAAGTTGAGCGTAACCGCCTTGTTCTTGATCAAGTCGTCGTAGAAAAGAACCTGCTTGCCTTCATGGTTGAGCAGAGGAAGGTTGGGCAAGTGCTGTTGCTGGATCCTGCGGCGCGCCCGCTCTGACGAGGTCAGCGCCGGCGAAGAATCGGGCGGGCCTGAGCCGAGCGCTGCGCCACCCACCATCCCGGCCGCCAGAGGCGCGACTGCCGTTAAGCTCAGGAACTTTCGTCTTGAAATGTCAGGCATGATCGAATCTCCTTCCGCGCCCCACACATGATTTGTGCGGGGCGCAGTTTCTAGCCTCTTTTTTATGGCACCTGCACGTTGTCGCCGGTCGGCTCTACGTGCCAGAGGGCCATCATGGCGTGGTCCTCGTGGACCACGTTATGGCAGTGGATGGGGTACTTGCCCAGCCAATCGCGGAAGCGGAAGAACAGCTCCACACGCTCGTTGGGATGCAACTGGGTCACGTCTTTCCGTCCCCGGTCGGCAGGGACGGTTGGCGCGGACCGGTTGCGGTTCAGGATCTGGTGCTCTTCCAGGTGAATGTGGACGGGGTGCGTCCAATCGCCGGTGAGGTTGGTCAGGAGCCAATGTTCCACGCTGTTCTGTTGCACCGTGAAGCGGAACGTATTGCAGTCCATGAACTGCCCATTGATGGACCACTGGCCGTTCAGGCGGTCAAACTTGAAAGTACGCACGATCCTGGGTGCAGGCGTAGTGCTCGGCAGGGAGTAGAACGTCTGCTGGCTCGGAGGCAGGCTGTGGTCTGCTACCACCGGGCCGGTCACCTGGAACTGCAAAATCAGGTCGCCTGCGCCGGCTGGCTTCACTGCGGGGATAGTATTGGCGAGAACCGTGGTGCATTCGGTGTTGACCGGCTCGTTTTGGGCAAAGAGCTGGCTGTCCACCGCCACCGGACCCTGGCCGTTGATCTGACTCAGGCGGTTCTCCAGGTAGAGCGTCTGGCCGGCCAAGTTGGTGAAGTCAATGATGACGTCCACACGCTCGGCGGGGCCAATGCGCACGCTTTGAACCTGGACAGGGGCAGGAATGAGGTTACCGTCTGTGCCGATCAGGAAGAATGGGTTGGTTGTGGGCGAACCCGTTCCGCCGATGTTACCTGTGAGGAAGAACTCGTAGAAGCGCGACGGACCGGTATCCAACAAGCGGAAGCGGTAGCGACGGGGCGAGACCTGGAGGAAGGGTTGGATCACGCCGTTCACCAGGAACTTGTCGCCTAGAATGCCGTCCAGGTTGAACAGATCGAACACCAACTCGCCGGTCTGCGGATCGAACACCTTGTCGTTGAACATCAGCGGGATGTCGAACTGCGGGAAGCTGGGGAGATGGAAGCCTGTGGTTTCGTCGCCAGTGTCAGACTGGTTGAACAGGCAATAGAAGCCGGCCAGACCTTTGTACGTATTCTGCGAAGTGAAGTCGATGCGGTGATCGTGGTACCACAGCGTGCTCAATGACTCGTTGATATCGCCGTTGGGCGCGTTGGTGGAATTGAAGCCGGCCAGCACATTTGGGTAATACTGGTCGCAGAAGTGTCCGGCGGGATAGAAGTCGCACGGGTTGCCGTCGCTCTCTGAAGGTGTGTGGCCATTATGCAAATGGGTACTCACTGACGCCATGCCGAACCCGGTGTTGTTGCTCTGCGTAATCGAGGGCAGCGAATTGATGTTGCGCGTCAGCTGCGGCCTGCCGTAGAAGGCTTTGTATGTAGGTCCAGGGCTGCGCGTACCGGTACCATCGTCGAAGCCCCAAATGGTCTGGTTGGGCAGGTCGGGAGAAAAACTGGTAGTGAACTGCCTCTGGTGAAACTGATACAGCGTGGCGGGCACCACCGGGAACCGCGTAGAATCGATCAGTGGCGCCTGGAAGGGAGCGGCGCGAACTTCTCCAGCAGCCGTGTTCGGATTCTCGGTCGGCGTGGGACTCAGGGATGCGACCGTTCTCGCAAGCGGTATGATCGGCAGCGGCTGGATAAATGCCCTGGTCTTGGGACTGGCCGTCTGGTTACCGGGCACGCAATTCTGGTTTGTGCCGGGGCTGTTGGTGGACGCTGAACTCGGAGGTTGGTTGGTTTTAACGTTCGAGCCGGGCAGGCCTGTTGTAGGACTCTGGGGGCTGATCTGAGCCCTGGCGCTCAAGCCGCTCTTGGCTACCAACATACCGCCCGCGGTCAGCAGCCCCATTCTCAAGAGGTCGCGCCGGCTGGTGAGCCCGGCGGCAATGAGTTCGCGCCGGTTCTTGGCAGCGTCGCACATCTCTTTAAAGCGACGCTTGGAGACCTTTTCTCCGAAGACGTTGTAGTACATTCATGCCTCCTTTTGAGTCTGCGGCCGTACAGTCCTCAAAGTTGCAGGAGACAAAACTAATCGGAAATGCTGTGACGGTAAACACACAACAGTTAGCCAAAACAGTTGTTTATTAGCATTTTCAGAGATTGCTGCTGTACGCAACAAGAAACAAGTTAGCATTTTCTGCTTTTCTTTTTACCCAATCACCTGGATTGGCGGTAGCGGCGCGGCGCCTGCAGGAAGCGGCGCTCAAACGCGCGAATAAAACTCGACGTGTGTTCATAGCCCGACAGGTGGGCAATTTCCTTGACGCTCAAGTTGCTCTCGGCGAGAAGTTGCGCGGCCCTTTGCAGCCGCTGTTCGGTGAGCACATGTCCGAGGCAAGTTCCTGTCTGCTGCTTGAAAACATGCTGAAGGTGCGACGGACTCAGATTGAATTCCTGCGCCAGATCAAAGATGTTGCGGGGAGGTTCAGCCGCTATGGTCTGCAGGATTTTGCGGACGCGCCGTTCTTGCACTGCGACAATCGGTGCTACAGGCTGAGAAGGAGCAGCGCTAAATCCGGATAAATCTCTCGCAGCAGTACCTTTGGTGTTTTTGCTGCTCGCAGAGAGTGCGTGGGAACGGGAGCTTGACACAGGGCCTCCTACAGCGGCTCAGCGCCATCACCTCTGGAGTCCTGCCCGCAAACTTGCTCGCTTACGCTGCTGGAACGTCAGGGCGGAAGGGCTGGTCCGTCTACATTTTGCCCAACTGGCGTAGTCGCTAGTTGAGCATGCCCGATGCTTCCCCTTCTTGGGCCATCACGGAACCGCGCGGCGTGCATGGCTTCCACTCATTCACCGCTGCAGTTGCATGTGCGATGTCTTCTCGCACATGACGATTTCCCAAAGTACCTTGAGACGAATGTGGTTTGAGGATCGAACGATTGGGTCCGCCGGCCAATTCGTTTCGATGTGGATAAACAGATTTACCTGACTGACAAGCTGACTAGATCATTCGGCTTGTCAGGTAAGTCGAGCTGCTCAGCCAGATAGTTGCTTTGGGGCGGGTAGTGCAGCCTTAAAGCACATCCAATTTCCAACGTTGCCGAAAATCTTCCGGCTCCTCACAGGCTTGTCGCCAAGTCTTATGCCAGTAGACATCTGCTGTCAATAAATATCTGATGAATTTAAGAACAAAATTTCCTTGAGCTCCAAAATGGGACGAGCACGAAGAATGACGCTTTTTGTCAGTTTTCGGTTGCGCCAAAGTCCATACAAATAGAAATTTGGAACGATTGGGCAAACTACCTTACGATCGTGGGGGCTTTCACCCTCGCGGGGGTTCGAGCCCCCTCTCGGCACCAGTGTTCCTGTCGCTACGCTCCAAACCGCTTGCGTGCCTCGCCGTTGCAACCATTTGTCAGCTCTCGTGACGGCGCTGCTCGCCGCGCGAGTCGGGCGGGCAGCTCATTTCCACGACGCGCAAGCGTTGAATTTAGCCCTCGCGACAATGTTGGGCGCCTTACTGGATGGAGAGTTTTTCACTCAAATGATCGAAGGACGAATGGCGGACTTCTTCGTCCTCTTCCGGGTTGGGGAAACGGAATCCCGATAGTTGTTCCGCGTGCTTGCGCCGTTTAATTCTCCAGAGACGCACGCAATCGCCTGAGAATGGCAGGCAGTTCAATACTGAGCCGGCCCTTGGTGGCAAATTCATACGCGCCGCTTTTCTTGCAAGCTTGGCGCAAACCGGGCATGTCGTGGGCGGTCAGCATAACCACGGGAATTGCGGGAAAACGCCCGCGCAGCACTTCGGTGGCTTCCAATCCACTCATTCCCGGCATCTGCAGGTCCATGAGCACCAGGTCGGGCTGCAGCTCTGCTATGGTGGCAAAGGCCTCGTGGGCTCCCTGGGCGGTTCCCACTACTTTGGTATTGGGATCGCCTTCAAAGAATGAACAAAGAGTCCTGAGGAAGGTTGGAGAGTCATCCACCACCAGGATTCGAAGAGATTTCGTAGCACGTTGCAGCATTTTCGGTCTCCTGTCGTGCGTCCGCTGATACTCGCCTGTCTGTCCTGTGTGGCTGAGGCCAGACCCCTTCACAGCGACTTCGAACCCCTTGCTAGATACAGCCCAAGGCGTGTGGAGTCGTCACTACAGTAGAGGCTGCATTACCTTCAATGATATAGGTTTAGGGGAGAGATCGAATCAGGTGGATTGCTGATTTCGCCAGGGGAGAACCTTGAGAAACCGTTTAGGCAACCGCGCCTGAAGAAGGCCCTTGGGCGGCAGCCAGCGGCAAAGTGGCAAGGATGGTGGTGCCTCCGCGGCCCGTCTTGATCTCTAATCGTCCCTTCAACAGGCGCATTCGCTCGCGCATCGCGGCAATGCCAACTCCGGCGTTGGCTTTTCCGGGCGGAAGGCCCCGGCCCTGGTCGGCAATTTCCAAATTGAGCATCGAGTCCTGGCGGGAAAGCAGGATGGTTGCCGTGGCGCTGTGTGAGTGGCGATGAACGTTAGAGAGGGCCTCCTGCACAATGCGGAATACGGCTAATTCCACGTCAAATCCCAATTGGTCCAGCTCTCCCTGGGTGGTCAAAGTAACCGCAATGCCGCTGCGCCGGCTGAAGCCTTCCACGTAACCGCGCAAAGTCCGGCTCAGGCCGAGTTCTTCCAGCAGCGGGGGGTGAAGCAGATAAGAGATGGTGCGCAGCTCATTGGTGCAATCGTCAACCAACCGCTGTGATTCCTCAATGGCGGTCTGTATGGCCGGCACGGCGGCGCTGGCCTCTTGCATGCGCGCCATATTCAAGTTCAGAGCAACCAGGTTTTGGGTGGCTCCATCATGCAGCTCACGCGCCAGGTTCCGGCGCTCCTCTTCCTGTACCCGCATCATCCGCCGGGAAAGTTCCTGCACCTCTTCCTCCGCGTGTTTGCGCTCGAGAATCTCAGATTGGAGAGATTGGTTGCTTTCCTGCAGATCGGCGGTCCTTTCCCGGACCCGCAGTTCCAGCTCATCGTGTGCTCGCCGGAGTTCCTCCGCCGCGCGCACCTCCTGGGTAACATCGCTGCAAATGATGGTGAAGGTCCTATCGCCGGCGACGTCCAGCCGGGAAACTGACGCCGCCATGGGAAACTCAGTGCCATCTTTCCGCACGCCATAGACCTGCCGCCGCTTGGACATCAACAGACTTTGCTTCGCCGATTCCGCGAACTGGGCCACGTGTTTGTGATGCATGGCGCGAAAGCGTTCGGGAATCAGGATGTCCATGGATTGCCCCAAGGCCTCTTCCGCGGTGTACCCGAAAATCTTCTCCGCTGACTGGTTGTAAAGGGTGATGCGCTGGTTCACATCTGCTGAAACTACCGCTTCCGCGGAGATCTCCAGGATGCCGGCGAAACGCGCTTGCGAGGTGCGCAAGGATTGTTCAACGCGCCGCCGCTCGGCAACTTCTAATCTCAGTTTATCTACGATCTGCGCGATCACCATCAGCAGCAGGCTGGCGCCGAGGCCGGAAACGAACGTCGCCAACGGAAAATTGGAGCGAATTTCGCGCATGGCCTCCGGGTTGGCCCAGACTCTCAGCCGCCACGTTGGCCCGGGAAGCGCGACGTCAATAGCCTGCGTCCAATCATGTTTGTTTTCCGGATTGTAGCCGTCCAGCCGGTAAGCCTCCTCGCCATTGGCCTCGATCGCCACAGAGAAATTCAGGCCTTGGATATCTACAAACATGGTGTCCAGGGAACGTTGCGCGTCAAAGTAGCCAAGAACGAATCCGCGAAACTGTCCTCGTTGATAAATGGGCACAACCGTGAGCCATTGCTTCCGGCCGGCCGGCGACGTCAGAAGCGGTGACACTGTCTCTTTTTTTGAAAGGATCACGGCCTTCAACAGGGCCTCGCGTACCCCGTTGTTCACGCGCGGTGATTTCTCGCCTGGAGCCACGGACACCCAGCGTTCCTCATACTTGGGATCAAGCCATTCAATGGCGATGCAGCCGGGATGATGTTCCAGATACAAATTGGCAAACGCCGTCCATTCCGCATACGTCGGTTCGCCGATCTCCCACATCTTGGCCAGCCGGATCTGCCCCATCATCCACGCTTCCATGTCGGAACTGAGATCAGCCGCCACGGCGGAAGCGGCCAGCCGCGTCACTTTCTGGATGTGAACATGTTCGTTGGCGCTGGCGAAACGCCAGGAAATGAGGGTCCCGGCGACACCGATGCACAAAACCGCCAATGCCAACCGCGACACCGCCGGCCACATGGCCATGCGCGTACGGCCCATTCAGAGCCTCCTACCGGGGGAATTTCAGTATGAATCTGGCGTCTACAGAAAGGATGGAATAATCCCCTAAAGTCTTTAACGGTGCAATTCAGGCAAATCCTGCCTCCGCAGTGCACCTTTTGATTTGCCCCATTATCTACCTGCAATAATTAAAGGGCGGTTAGTGCCAGATTAGAGATTTTAATGTTCCATCACTAAGGAGACAACGCTTAATCCTGCCTCCATGCCGCGTACTTGAAGGCGAATCACCGCGCATCGCCCCAGCTTTTTGCTAAATAATATTAAGTAGTAGTGTCTTTGCTTCTTTATTTATTCCAAATACTAGCAATAGCACATTATCAACTAAAGATAGGCATGGCATTCTGTGACCGTGGCGTCGAGCTGTGAATGGATTGTCGAATCGGAAATGACGCTCCAACTGCGCAGCAGATTGCAGCTTTTGGGGCTTTTCATTAACGAATGACGGCTTTGGGTGGTAAGCTGCAAAAAACCTGGAAACACTGGTCTTGGACGCGGTTTCCTAATCTCAAGGGCACGGCAGGGGTTGGAACCCGCAGACGAGTGGTTGCAGACTTGAAGAGTCTCCTCTGTCAGGCGCAGTTCTTAGTTTCCTCTAATTCCGGGTTGCAAAGAGGTGGTAGATGGCGGTACGTGTACTGCTGGCTGACGACCATGAAATCGTTCGTCAAGGCTTGCGAGTCCTTCTGGAGCGGGAAGGCTTCGAAGTGGTAGGCGAAGCCGCCGACGGCCGCGAAGCCATAAAACTTTGTGAGGCCCATCATCCCGAGGTTGCCATCCTCGATTTGTCCATGCCCCTTTTGAACGGCGTTGACGCTGCGCGGGAGATCATCAAATCCAACTCACGGACTAAAGTGGTCCTGCTTACCATGCACACGGAGGACCACCTGGTGCTGGAGAGTTTGCGCGCCGGGGTGACCGGGTATGTTCTCAAGACCAGGGCTTCAGGCGAGTTGGTTCAGGCCATTCGCGCGGTTT carries:
- a CDS encoding helix-turn-helix transcriptional regulator — translated: MQERRVRKILQTIAAEPPRNIFDLAQEFNLSPSHLQHVFKQQTGTCLGHVLTEQRLQRAAQLLAESNLSVKEIAHLSGYEHTSSFIRAFERRFLQAPRRYRQSR
- a CDS encoding response regulator transcription factor translates to MLQRATKSLRILVVDDSPTFLRTLCSFFEGDPNTKVVGTAQGAHEAFATIAELQPDLVLMDLQMPGMSGLEATEVLRGRFPAIPVVMLTAHDMPGLRQACKKSGAYEFATKGRLSIELPAILRRLRASLEN
- a CDS encoding PAS domain S-box protein; the encoded protein is MGRTRMAMWPAVSRLALAVLCIGVAGTLISWRFASANEHVHIQKVTRLAASAVAADLSSDMEAWMMGQIRLAKMWEIGEPTYAEWTAFANLYLEHHPGCIAIEWLDPKYEERWVSVAPGEKSPRVNNGVREALLKAVILSKKETVSPLLTSPAGRKQWLTVVPIYQRGQFRGFVLGYFDAQRSLDTMFVDIQGLNFSVAIEANGEEAYRLDGYNPENKHDWTQAIDVALPGPTWRLRVWANPEAMREIRSNFPLATFVSGLGASLLLMVIAQIVDKLRLEVAERRRVEQSLRTSQARFAGILEISAEAVVSADVNQRITLYNQSAEKIFGYTAEEALGQSMDILIPERFRAMHHKHVAQFAESAKQSLLMSKRRQVYGVRKDGTEFPMAASVSRLDVAGDRTFTIICSDVTQEVRAAEELRRAHDELELRVRERTADLQESNQSLQSEILERKHAEEEVQELSRRMMRVQEEERRNLARELHDGATQNLVALNLNMARMQEASAAVPAIQTAIEESQRLVDDCTNELRTISYLLHPPLLEELGLSRTLRGYVEGFSRRSGIAVTLTTQGELDQLGFDVELAVFRIVQEALSNVHRHSHSATATILLSRQDSMLNLEIADQGRGLPPGKANAGVGIAAMRERMRLLKGRLEIKTGRGGTTILATLPLAAAQGPSSGAVA
- a CDS encoding response regulator transcription factor translates to MAVRVLLADDHEIVRQGLRVLLEREGFEVVGEAADGREAIKLCEAHHPEVAILDLSMPLLNGVDAAREIIKSNSRTKVVLLTMHTEDHLVLESLRAGVTGYVLKTRASGELVQAIRAVCRGEMFLTQSISRTIVQAFLVKADLPEKPISDRERQVLQLVAEGKTTKEVATLLGISVKTAESHRSNMMEKLDIHDTAGLVRYAIRKGIIQS